The stretch of DNA CtctggacggcggcgcgggcggcgtgaacggcgcggggTACTCCGACGAGGATGCGCCGGTGAAGTGGAGCAAGAAGtctggcgacggcgtgggcgcgaggcggaccaagggcgccatggcgggcgccatcggagggagcgcgatggacggggggacgccgcgtgggCCGAATTACGTCCCGggaggcgcgtcgcccgtggcgTTCATGTCGCCGGGGCGGCCGAGCGTTACGATcgtgccggcgtcgccgagtcgCAGGAGCGCCCGGTCGCTCGGATgacggggacgagcgcgtacgaaacgccgccgcgcgcgtgacgcgAAACGCTGTGCGATGTATAAACGAATCAAATCTCAGTTACTTTACGAAGAGACGAACTCTTGACGCCGAAACGAACGCTCGCCCGTCAttctctctctctctctcccCTAAGACGGATCACGCGATGAGCCTGAGGAGCTTGCCGGAGAGCTCGAAAGACTTGCCGGTCTCCTCCAGGCACCGGTCCTTCTCCTCCCGGCTCCatttctccgccgcgtcgttcagcTTCGCCTTGGTTCGCGTCATCATGGCGTCCAGACCGCCGGGCTTGTCCCACCGGTAAAATTGGAGCTCCTTGCCGTCGAGGATCATCTCGCTCACCTTGCGGCCGATCatgcgcccgcccgcgctgtGCGCGAAGTACACGTTGTAGAAGTGGCAGATGAactcgggcggcgacgtcttcgagATGTCGCGAAGGAACGACGCGTACTCCGCGCCCGGGCCGTCGGCGACTGGCGCTTCCATGCCGTACGTCTGGCAGAACCACTCGATGTCCTTGGCGagtccctccgcgcgctccaggcCGGTGTCGACGAAGTCTCCGTACATCGgggacgcgcccgacgcgacgatAGCCTCCATGGCGTCGTAAACCGCCTTGGACTCGACGAGAAACCTGAGGTAGCCCTCCCTCGTGGGCTGCCACTGCGCCATCGGCTTGGCCTCCTTGGCGGGTTCCGCCTTTCCCTCCTTGGGCGCCTGCTCGCGCGTGTGCATCCTCATGGCGACGAAGCGCATCTCCTCGACGAAGCCCTTCTTCTCTCCGGGGCGCCGatcgcccatcgccgcgccgtggccgtggccgtgcgcggtcgccgcgccgccgccgcccgccgccgactcgcCGTGGCCGTGGCCCATCTGCGCCCTaatcgacgtcgtcgcgtgcctggacgcggcgggcgacgacgcgccgcgcttggCGCCGGTCTTGGTggggacgcggcgtgcgGTGTACGCCGCCGCAGGACTGAGGCACGCGTGCGAGGTGGACATCCTCTCCGTGTTTCGACGGGTCTCGTGGGGGGACTCGGAAGTGCCGAACGCGTCCGATGAAGGTTCAAGATAACACGCTCACCAGCGCGAAGGGAAAACTCGCTCTGCGAAGGGAAAACTCGTGCGTCGACGTCACTCGGGATGTTTGGGGTTGTTTGGCCTGAAGGTCCGACCATCGCTCGAGCGATGAAACCGACCATTTTTCCCTTTCCTCGAGCGGCTGTGTCCGGCCGGGGGAATTCCGGAACCGGAAAACGACGGTCTAACGGTCAATTGCGCTCCCGCCAAAATTTAAACCGCGAAACACGAGTTCTCGCGAGCCGAGCTGTCCTCCTCTCGATGGGTCAATCGGATTCTGGCTGAGTTGTGTGCAGGAAATGGAAGCCACATCGAGAGGAGGGCTTTGAAACTTCCAATGACCGAGCGTTATCTGATTTTGGATGAAATTTAAATTTTTGGCGCCAATTGTCGTTGCGCTTTTGAGCTTCACTTTTTGATTGGGCGCGCTTTTCACGATACGCTTTGTCCGACTCTCCGAATTTTATATGGCGAGTTTGAACCCTGAATAAACCGTGGAGAGTGTGATACGACTTTTCCGAAACGAATCCCCGAGATATTTTCTCTTTTACGAAATATCTCGTTCTTTTTCCGAAACGGGTCGGTCGACACAAAACAGGAATCTCGGAGTTGACCCCGTGACCACGTCGCCCGAGGTCTCGGCCACTCGTGGTGCGCGTCAGATtacgacgccggggcgggtcGATCGGGCACGAtggccgacgtcgacgccgccttggcgtttCTAGCTCCCGATGAGACCGGTGCGTACTCACAGCGTCcgatcgaacgcgcgcgcctcgacgcgccggcgcgcgcatcTCTCGGCTCGGAGCTCGCCTCAGATTTTTTCAAAGTTTtgaaccccgcgcgtcgcccgctccGTCCGCGCTGACCCGTGCGTATCTCCCCGCGTATCTTCCCGCGcaggcgcggcgctgctcgccaGGGTACTGACAGATCCCATGCTGACGGGGATTCCCTTCgtggacgcgcacggcgcgctgCGGCCCGGCCAACTGCTCGAGgtctgcggcgtcggcggcagcggcaagACGGAGATCCTCATGCAAgccgcggtgcacgcggTGATGCCCCggaaacgcggcggcgtggcgttCGGGGGATGCGAGGCGTCCGTCCTGCTCATCGATCTCGACGGCAAGTTCGACACTCTGCGCCTCATCAAGATCCTGACGGCGAAGATTCGCGACACCGTCGACGAAGCATCCGCTCGCGCTTACTCGACAGCTGTGAATGAACGTGATGGCTCGAGTCAGCATAATCCGTTCCCCGGGTTTCACCCTTCGTCGTCGCAACGGGaacggcgccccgccgctgacgcgcctcgacgatggGATCACCCGTACGGCCACGACGAGGGCCCGCCCCCGAAGTCCGACGCCGATAGATCCGCCCTACGGGACAGGGTGTACGTGGAGTGCATGGGACGTTTTCAGACGCTCCGGTGCCACTGCTCGCTGGACTTTTTAAAGTCGCTCGCCGTGTGCGAGCGCGTGTTCGCCGagcgggagcgcgcggcgagggaaaaCGAGTCGCTCACGCCCGATCCAACCCCACCCGATGACGTCTCCATCCACGGAGGACGAGTCGGAGGAGCGTCTTCGGGAGTCCGTCCTCCCGGCGGCTGTCGCAGGCTGCTGCTCGTCgacaacgtcgccgcgttttACTGGCTGGAtcgcgcgagccgagccGAGCAAGGCGCGCCGCTGAGCCTGCGCGCGGTGCaccacgcgtccgcggcgcggctgatGGAGCTCAGCCGACGGTGCAGGGCGCCGATCATCGTGACCaaggcgacgtcgtcgtcggagtcgtcgggCGGCACAGCTAAACCGGGTCGATTCGACGCGGGATTCAACCGGGGCATGCAACGCGGAGTCGTCCCGCCGGATCGCGCGAGGGAGCACAGGGACTTCCTTCCGCAGCagtggacgagcgcggtgacgcagCGGTTGgtgctcgacgtcgagcgaACGGACCCGGGAAGTTCGattcccggcggcggcggcggcggcggcgggggcgggggcggcggggatcggcgggggcgggtcgtcgcgagcaggttcgagggcgcgggggggtaCGGCgtggcgttcgccgcgcggtgggaGCTGCCGCGTGGGAGGCCCGGGGCGCGgtacgtcgtcggcgatcgc from Micromonas commoda chromosome 3, complete sequence encodes:
- a CDS encoding XRCC2 DNA recombinase (This predicted protein has weak homology to XRCC2 in Arabidopsis and humans. XRCC2 is a member of the Rad51 family of DNA repair/recombination proteins involved in homologous recombination), producing MADVDAALAFLAPDETGAALLARVLTDPMLTGIPFVDAHGALRPGQLLEVCGVGGSGKTEILMQAAVHAVMPRKRGGVAFGGCEASVLLIDLDGKFDTLRLIKILTAKIRDTVDEASARAYSTAVNERDGSSQHNPFPGFHPSSSQRERRPAADAPRRWDHPYGHDEGPPPKSDADRSALRDRVYVECMGRFQTLRCHCSLDFLKSLAVCERVFAERERAARENESLTPDPTPPDDVSIHGGRVGGASSGVRPPGGCRRLLLVDNVAAFYWLDRASRAEQGAPLSLRAVHHASAARLMELSRRCRAPIIVTKATSSSESSGGTAKPGRFDAGFNRGMQRGVVPPDRAREHRDFLPQQWTSAVTQRLVLDVERTDPGSSIPGGGGGGGGGGGGGDRRGRVVASRFEGAGGYGVAFAARWELPRGRPGARYVVGDRGIQCR
- the HY1 gene encoding heme oxygenase (ChloroP and targeT predict 43aa cTP) → MSTSHACLSPAAAYTARRVPTKTGAKRGASSPAASRHATTSIRAQMGHGHGESAAGGGGAATAHGHGHGAAMGDRRPGEKKGFVEEMRFVAMRMHTREQAPKEGKAEPAKEAKPMAQWQPTREGYLRFLVESKAVYDAMEAIVASGASPMYGDFVDTGLERAEGLAKDIEWFCQTYGMEAPVADGPGAEYASFLRDISKTSPPEFICHFYNVYFAHSAGGRMIGRKVSEMILDGKELQFYRWDKPGGLDAMMTRTKAKLNDAAEKWSREEKDRCLEETGKSFELSGKLLRLIA